A region of the Micromonospora sediminicola genome:
CGCCGCACGCCTCGGCCGCGGCGACCGCCCGCTCGGCCATGTGGTCGGTCAGCTCGCCGTGCCAGCGGGCCGCCACCACGCCGACGGTCATGCCGGCGGCGTCCACCGCGGTCACGCCCGGCTCTCCGAAACCCGCCATCGTCCTACGCTCCGATCTCGTCACCGGCGACCGGCCGGCCCATCGGGGCCTCGGTCGCCTCGTCCAGCCCGTCCAGGAGGTGGCCCATCCGGTCCCGCTTGGTGCGCAGGTAGCGCACGTTCTCCGGGTTGGACCGCACCGGCATGCCCTCCCGGCCGGTCACGGTGAGGCCGTACCCCTCCAGGCCGGCCCGTTTGGCCGGGTTGTTGGTCAGCAGCCGCATCGAGCGGACGCCGACGTCGTAGAGGATCTGCGCGCCGGTGCCGTAGTCCCGCGCGTCGGCCGGCAGACCCAGGTCGAGGTTCGCGTCCACCGTGTCGCGCCCCTGGTCCTGCAACTGGTACGCCTGGAGCTTGTGCAGCAGGCCGATGCCGCGCCCCTCGTGCCCGCGCACGTAGAGCACCACCCCGCGTCCCTCCTGGGCGACCCGGGCCAGTGACGCCTGCAACTGCGGTCCGCAGTCGCAGCGCAGCGAGCCGAACACGTCGCCGGTGAGGCACTCGGAGTGCACCCGGACCAGCACGTCCCGCCCGTCGCCGAGGTCGCCCATGACCAGCGCGACGTGCTCGGCCGAGTCGTGCTCGGCGCGGTAGCCGAGCGCCCGGAACACCCCGTACGGGGTGGGCATCCGCGCCTCGGCGGCCAGTTCGACCTGCTTCTCGGTGCGTCGCCGGTGGGCGATCAGGTCGGCGATGGTGACCAGCGTCAGCCCGTGCTCGGCGCAGAACTTCTCCAGGTCCGGCACGCGCATCATGGTGCCGTCGTCGTTGACCAGCTCGCAGAGCACCCCGGCCGGGCGCAGCCCGGCCAGCCGGGTCAGGTCCACCGCCGCCTCGGTGTGCCCGGCCCGGCGCAGCACCCCGCCCGACCGCGCGCGCAGCGGCACCACGTGGCCGGGACGGGCCAGGTCGGTCGGGTCGGTCCCGGCGTCGGCGAGCAGCCGGATGGTGTGCGAGCGGTCCGCGGCGGAGATGCCGGTGGTGACCCCCTCGCGGGCGTCCACCGTGACCGTGTACGCGGTGCCGCGCCGGTCCTGGTTGGTGTGGTGCATCGGCGGCAGGTCCAACCGGTCGCACTCGTCCTCGGTCAGCGGCACGCAGATGTAACCGGAGGTGTAGCGGACCATGAACGCGACCAGCTCCGGCGTGGCCAGCTCGGCCGCGAAGATCAGGTCGCCCTCGTTCTCCCGGTCCTCGTCGTCGACCACGACCACGGGGCGACCGGCGGCGATGTCCGCCACCGCCTGCTCGATGGAACCGAAGATGGTCATGCCACGACCTCCGAGTACGTCGCCGGAATGCGGGTGCGGGCGGCCGTGACGGCCCGGGAGGTGCGCCACCAGCTGTACAGGCCGGCGGCGCAGAACGCGCCGTAGACCAGGTACATGGCGGCCGACGGATAGAAGCCGCCGCGCAGCAGCAGCGGCACGCCGACCGCGTCCACCGCGATCCAGATCAGCCAGAACTCCACCCAGCCCCGCGCCATGCCGTAGGTGGCGAGCAGGCTGCCGACCAGGATCCAGGCGTCCGGCAGCGGGCCCCACGAGCCGAGCGCGGCCAGCGCCGGGTAGGCGGCGGCGGTGCCGACGGCCGCGACCGCGAGCAGGCCCAGCCGCTCCCGCCAGGTGGCCCAGCGCGGGACGACGGCCGGCTCGCCGCCGCCACCCGCGCGGCGGTTGCGCGACCAGCGCCACCAGCCGTAGACGCTCACCGCGAAGAAGAAGACCTGGCGGCCGGCCTGGCCGTAGAGGTCGTGTGCCTGCGGGGTGGCGAAGACGCCGCCGAGGAAGACGGTGAACAGCAACGCGTTGCCGATCATGCCGACCGGCCAGGCCCACACCACCCGGCGCAACCCGAGCAGCGCCGAGGCGAGCCCGAAGACGTTGCCGACGATCTCCCGGACCAGCACCGGCGAGCCGGCGACGTGCACCTGGGCGTCGAGCAGCCAGCCGAGCGGGCCCGTCACCGGGCACCCCCCATCAGCCGCTCGACGTACTTGGCCAGCACGTCGACCTCGAGGTTGACCGGGTCGCCGACCTGCTTCGTGCCGAGCACGGTGAGCTTCAGCGTGGTCGGGATCAGGCCGACCGAGAACCAGTCGTCGCCCACCTCGGCGACGGTCAGGGACACGCCGTCGACGGTGATCGAGCCCTTCTCCACCACGTAGCGGGCCAGCCCGGCCGGCAGCCGGAACCGGACCGTCTCCCACTGCGCGGCCGGCTCCCGGCCGATGACCTCGCCGACGCCGTCGACGTGCCCCTGCACCAGGTGGCCGCCCAGCCGGCTGTTCAACGCGGCGGCCCGCTCCAGGTTGACCGGGTCGCCGGGGCGCAGCGCGCCGAGCGCGGTACGCCGCAGCGTCTCGCCCATCACGTCGGCGGTGAACACGCCGCCGTCGACGTCGACCACGGTCAGACAGACCCCGTTGACCGCGATCGAGTCGCCGTGCCGCGCGTCCGAGGTGACCAGCGGGCCGCGGATGGCGACCAGCGCCGAGTCGTCCCCGGTCTCGGTGCTCCGGACGATCTCGCCCAGCTCCTCGACGATGCCGGTGAACATGTTCAGGCCTCCCTCTTCCGGGGCAGCGCGGTGATCCGCAGGTCGGGACCGACCGGCGTAACGTCGGTGATCTCCAGGTCGATGGCGTCGGCGATCGTCGTCACGCCGGCGTCGCGCAGCGCGGTCGGGCCGGCGCCGAGCAGCTTCGGCGCGACGTAGCCGACGATCTTGTCGACCAGGCCGGCGGCGAGGAACGCGCCGGCCAGCGTGGGGCCGCCCTCCAGCAGCGCGGCGCGTACCCCGCGGTGGTGCAGTTCGGCGAGCAGCGCCGTCAGGTCGACCCGGCCGTCCGGGCCGGCGCCGACCTCGGCGGCGGTGGCCACCCAGGTCCGGGCCGCGCCGTCGCGGACCCGGGCGTCGGCCGGGGTACGCCCCGAGCTGTCCACCACGACCCGCAGCGGCTGCCGGATGGCCAGGGTGCCGTCGCGCAGGTTGCGGGCGGTGAGCCGGGGGTCGTCGGCGAGCACGGTGCCGACCCCGGCCAGCACCGCGTCGACGGTGCCGCGCAGCGCGTGCACGTCGGTCCGCGCCGCCTCCGAGGTGATCCACATGCTGGTGCCGTCGGCGGCGGCGGAGCGCCCGTCGAGCGTGGCGGCGTACTTCCAGATCAGGTACGGCCAGCCGCGGCGCATCGAGGTGAGCCAGGCGATGTTGCCGGCCTCGGCCTCCTCGGTGCGTACCCCGAGGGTGACCTCGATCCCGGCGGCGCGCAGGGTGGCCGCGCCGCCGGAGGCCACCGGGTTCGGGTCGGGCACCGCGACCACCACCCGGGAGACGCCGGCCGCGATGAGCGCGTGACTGCAGGGGCCGGTGCGGCCGGTGTGGTCGCAGGGCTCCAGTGTGACGACCGCGGTGCCGCCCCGGGCGCGCTTGCCGGCCTGCGCCAGCGCGACGATCTCGGCGTGCGGCCCGCCGGCGTACGCGTGGAAGCCCTCGCCGACGACCTCGCCGTCGGCGTCGAGCAGCACGCAGCCGACGACCGGGTTCGGGCTGGTCGCGCCGAGGCCGCGGGCGGCCAGCGCGACGGCACGACGCATCGCCTCGTCGACGGAGACGCTCGCCATGGCCTGCCCTGCCCTCCCGCTCGCCGGTCACGCGCGGGCGGGTTCGACAGGAGCGGCACGGGCACCGCGCACACGCGGCGGCGGAGAGACCCGGGGACGGCGACGCCGACCCCGGGGAGCCCACGGGCGCGGCTGAGGGTGCTCAGCGGCCACCAGGGACCTCCCCCGTTCCGCGCGCTGTCTCCCATCCGGACTGTCTGGGGGCGGACGAGCCGCACCCCAACCGTCGGCCCCGGATTCTCACCAGGTCCACCGTCCGGCCGAAGCCGTCCGGGTCGCGGGCTTACCACGGTCGGACCGTGGATCACCGCCGGTTCGGAATTTCACCGAGCCCCGCCAGCGCGTGGTGGGTACACCGGAAGTCTTACACGTTCGGCGGCGGCGCGCGCCACAGAGGCGAGCTACCTCACAGCAGCGGATGTCCGGTTCAGGTCACGCCCCGGCGGCGGTCGACCGCCACGTACGACCCGGGCTGGCTCTTGGCCACCGTCTTCATCTCCGAGGCCACGGCGATGGCCTCCAGCGGGTCGGTGAACCGCTTGCCGGAATCGGACAGTGACACCCCGATGGAGAGGGTGACCAGGGCGGCCCGGCGGATGTTGCCGCGGCGGTCCTTCAACTCGACGAAGCCGCGTTCCCGGTCGATCGGGTCGTAGAGCCCGTCGGCGGCCTTCTCGAAGTCCTCCACCGCCCGGAAGGTCAGCGGCCGGACCTGTTCGGGTGCGCAGACGATGACGAAGTCGTCGCCGCCGACGTGGCCGAGGAAGGCCGGCGGCAGGCCGATCGACACCACCGCGCGGTGCAGGCTGCGGGCCAGCGCGGAGATGAACTCGTCACCGCGGACGAAGCCGTACCGGTCGTTCACGCTCTTGAACCGGTCGATGTCGATGTAGCCGACGGCGTAGTCCACCCCGTTGCGCACCCGGTCGCTGATCTCCCGCCGGATGCGGCTGTTGCCGGGCAGGCCGGTCAGCGGGGAGACCTCCCGGAACTCCTTGTTGCGGCGCAGCGTGGAGCTGACCCGGGCGACCAGCTCGGCGGTGTCGAACGGCTTGACCAGGTAGTCGTCGGCGCCCGCGCTGAGACCGTTGACCTTGTCGGAGGTCATCCCCTTGGCGGTCAGCATGATCACCGGCAGCGCCGAGGTCATCGGGTCGGCGCGCAGCCGGCGGGTCAGCTCCAGCCCGTCGATGCGGGGCATCATCAGGTCGACCACGGCCAGGTCCGGCCGTTCCCGCTCGATGACCTCCAGCGCCTCCTGGCCGTCCGCGGCGTGCAGCACCTCGAAGCCGTGCAGGCGCAGGTTGAACTCGACGAAGCGGGCGATGTCCTCGTCGTCGTCGACGACCAGGATCACGTCGGGTCGGTCGTCGGCCGGGTCCATCTCAGGCCCCGGTCATCGCACGTTCCGCCAGGCCCCGCAGGCGGCGTACCGCCTCGGCCGGGTCGTCGGCGCCGTAGACCGCGGTGCCGGCGACGAACGCGTCCGCGCCGGCCGCGGCGGCCTGCTCGATGGTGTCCGCGGCGATGCCGCCGTCCACCTCGATGCGCAGCTCCAGGTGCCCGCTGTCGACGTGCCGGCGGGCGGCGCGCACCTTGTCCAGCAGCTGCGGCAGGAAGCGCTGGCCGCCGAAGCCGGCCTTGATCGTCATGATCAGCAGCGTGTCGAAGCTGGGCAGCAGCTCCAGGTACGGCTCGATCGGGGTGTCCCGGTCGATCGCCAGCCCCGCCTTCGCGCCGGCCGAGCGCAGGTCCTTGGCCAGCGCCACCGGGTCGTCGCACGCCTCGGCGTGGAACGTGACGTTGTACGCGCCGGCGTCGGCGTATCCGGGGGCCCAGCGGCGCGGGTCCTCGATCATCAGGTGCACGTCGAACGGGATCTGGGTCACCGCGCGCAGGCTCTGCACCACCGGCAGCCCGATGGTCAGGTTGGGCACGAAGTGGTTGTCCATGACGTCCACGTGCAGCCAGTCGGCGGCGGACTCCACGGCACGGACCTCGTCGGCGAGGCGGGCGAAATCGGCGGCCAGGATGCTGGGCGCGACGATCGGCGGCGGTACGGTCACGGGGCCAGTGTACGAACGTGGTCACCCGCCGTCCGCAGCGCGGCACCGTGTGGGACAGGCTGTGACCCGCCCGTCACCTGTGGTGCACCATTGGCCCGTCCGGGCGGGAAATCGACACGAATAGTCGTCGGTGACTGGCCGATCGATTGAAAGATGACGAAACTCCTACAGGGACGGTCACGTATGCTGCCGCCCGGGCGCGGGGGACGCCGCACGGGCCTGCGGTGTGCGGCTGCCATCTCTCCGGCGAAGGGGCGGACGATGCGACGGTTGCTCCACACGCTCGCGCTGGCCGGTGCCGTGACGGCGGTGATCGCCGGCTGCGTCCCGGCGCACCGGGCCGACGGGGACCTCGTCGACGACTGGGCGGCGCTGCCCGCGCCCCAGCTGTTCGTCCCGGCCACCGACGCGTGTCTGCCCCGGCTCACCGCGGTGGTGCAGGCCGCCAC
Encoded here:
- a CDS encoding bifunctional 3,4-dihydroxy-2-butanone-4-phosphate synthase/GTP cyclohydrolase II — encoded protein: MTIFGSIEQAVADIAAGRPVVVVDDEDRENEGDLIFAAELATPELVAFMVRYTSGYICVPLTEDECDRLDLPPMHHTNQDRRGTAYTVTVDAREGVTTGISAADRSHTIRLLADAGTDPTDLARPGHVVPLRARSGGVLRRAGHTEAAVDLTRLAGLRPAGVLCELVNDDGTMMRVPDLEKFCAEHGLTLVTIADLIAHRRRTEKQVELAAEARMPTPYGVFRALGYRAEHDSAEHVALVMGDLGDGRDVLVRVHSECLTGDVFGSLRCDCGPQLQASLARVAQEGRGVVLYVRGHEGRGIGLLHKLQAYQLQDQGRDTVDANLDLGLPADARDYGTGAQILYDVGVRSMRLLTNNPAKRAGLEGYGLTVTGREGMPVRSNPENVRYLRTKRDRMGHLLDGLDEATEAPMGRPVAGDEIGA
- the pnuC gene encoding nicotinamide riboside transporter PnuC, yielding MTGPLGWLLDAQVHVAGSPVLVREIVGNVFGLASALLGLRRVVWAWPVGMIGNALLFTVFLGGVFATPQAHDLYGQAGRQVFFFAVSVYGWWRWSRNRRAGGGGEPAVVPRWATWRERLGLLAVAAVGTAAAYPALAALGSWGPLPDAWILVGSLLATYGMARGWVEFWLIWIAVDAVGVPLLLRGGFYPSAAMYLVYGAFCAAGLYSWWRTSRAVTAARTRIPATYSEVVA
- a CDS encoding riboflavin synthase, with the protein product MFTGIVEELGEIVRSTETGDDSALVAIRGPLVTSDARHGDSIAVNGVCLTVVDVDGGVFTADVMGETLRRTALGALRPGDPVNLERAAALNSRLGGHLVQGHVDGVGEVIGREPAAQWETVRFRLPAGLARYVVEKGSITVDGVSLTVAEVGDDWFSVGLIPTTLKLTVLGTKQVGDPVNLEVDVLAKYVERLMGGAR
- the ribD gene encoding bifunctional diaminohydroxyphosphoribosylaminopyrimidine deaminase/5-amino-6-(5-phosphoribosylamino)uracil reductase RibD is translated as MASVSVDEAMRRAVALAARGLGATSPNPVVGCVLLDADGEVVGEGFHAYAGGPHAEIVALAQAGKRARGGTAVVTLEPCDHTGRTGPCSHALIAAGVSRVVVAVPDPNPVASGGAATLRAAGIEVTLGVRTEEAEAGNIAWLTSMRRGWPYLIWKYAATLDGRSAAADGTSMWITSEAARTDVHALRGTVDAVLAGVGTVLADDPRLTARNLRDGTLAIRQPLRVVVDSSGRTPADARVRDGAARTWVATAAEVGAGPDGRVDLTALLAELHHRGVRAALLEGGPTLAGAFLAAGLVDKIVGYVAPKLLGAGPTALRDAGVTTIADAIDLEITDVTPVGPDLRITALPRKREA
- a CDS encoding GGDEF domain-containing response regulator, with the protein product MDPADDRPDVILVVDDDEDIARFVEFNLRLHGFEVLHAADGQEALEVIERERPDLAVVDLMMPRIDGLELTRRLRADPMTSALPVIMLTAKGMTSDKVNGLSAGADDYLVKPFDTAELVARVSSTLRRNKEFREVSPLTGLPGNSRIRREISDRVRNGVDYAVGYIDIDRFKSVNDRYGFVRGDEFISALARSLHRAVVSIGLPPAFLGHVGGDDFVIVCAPEQVRPLTFRAVEDFEKAADGLYDPIDRERGFVELKDRRGNIRRAALVTLSIGVSLSDSGKRFTDPLEAIAVASEMKTVAKSQPGSYVAVDRRRGVT
- the rpe gene encoding ribulose-phosphate 3-epimerase; translated protein: MTVPPPIVAPSILAADFARLADEVRAVESAADWLHVDVMDNHFVPNLTIGLPVVQSLRAVTQIPFDVHLMIEDPRRWAPGYADAGAYNVTFHAEACDDPVALAKDLRSAGAKAGLAIDRDTPIEPYLELLPSFDTLLIMTIKAGFGGQRFLPQLLDKVRAARRHVDSGHLELRIEVDGGIAADTIEQAAAAGADAFVAGTAVYGADDPAEAVRRLRGLAERAMTGA